The Archangium primigenium genomic interval TGGTGCCCGAGATGATCTTGATCAGGGTCGATTTGCCAGCCCCGTTGTCTCCCACCAGGGCCACCACCTCACCCGGATGGACCTCGAAGTCCACCTGGCTGAGGGCCTGCACGGCCCCGAAGCGCTTGGAGATACTGCGGAGCGCCAACAGCGCGGTCGCGTTCATGTGGTGCGGCCTCGCTTACTGCAGCTGCGCCTGGGTGCAGGCGTCCTTGAACGAGGCGTCGCAGATCTGCGCCGTCGTCCAGAAGCCGTCGGCCACCACGGTCGTCTTCACGTTGTCGCGCGTCACCGACACGGGCTGGAGCAGCACGGAGGGCACGTCCTTCATGCCGTTGTTCACCTTGCCGTTCACCTTGTCCGCCGCGGGCTGGCCCCCGCGCGCGAGCGTCACCGCGAGCTCGGCGGCCGCCTCGGCCTCGGCCTTGATGGCCTTGTAGACCGTCATGTACTGCTCCCCGGCGACCACGCGCTGGATGCCGGCGAGCTCCGCGTCCTGGCCCGTCACGGGGGGCAGGGGCTTGATGCCCGCGGCCTTCATCGCCGCGATGGCGCCGCCCGCGGTGCCGTCATTGGCCGCGTACACGCCCACGATCTTGTCCTTGCCCAGCTGGGTGATGGCCTGCTCCATCTGCTGCTGCGCCTTGTCCGGGCTCCAGTCCGGCGTGTCGTACTCGGCGCCAATCTTCGCGCCGCTCGCGTCCAGCACGCTGTGCGCGCCGGCCTTGAACATGGCCGCGTTGCTGTCGGTGGGCGAGCCGTTGATGACCACGATGGTGCCGTCCGCCTTGCCGTCCGCCTTGAGCTTGTCCGCGAGCGCCTGGCCCTGCAGCTTGCCCACCTTCTCGTTGTCGAAGGAGATGTAGTAGTCCACGTCCGCCTGGGCCACGAGCCGGTCGTAGCTGATGACCAGCACCTTGGACTGACGCGCGCGCGCCACGATGGCCGACGCCGACGCCGCGTCCACGGGGTCCAGCACGAGCACCTGGGCGCCGTTGGTCAGCGCCGCCTCGGCCTGGTTCTGCTGCTTGGAGGCGTCCTGGTCCGCGTTGCTGTAGATGACCTGACAGTCCGGGCACAGCTCCTTCACCTTGCGCTCGAAGTGCGGACGGTCGTGCGACTCATAGCGCGACGTCTTGGACTCGGGCAGCAGCAGGGCGATCTTCGCCCCCGCCGGCTTGTTCGGCGCGGCGGACCCGCTCGCCGAGGCCGTCTCCTTGTTGTCCTTGCAGGCGGGGGTCAGGAGCATCAGGGCCGCGAGCGCCGCGGAGGCGCTCCAACGGGGCAGGGCGTTGCGAGTGTTCACTGGGTACCTCGGGTGTTGAGGAATCGTGTCAGGGGTCCGTCAAAAAGCGCGGGCATCCTCTCCGTACACTTGCACTCCTGCAAGTCATTGTCCGATGCCGCGGCGCGGCGTAACCCCGCGAATCAATTGGAATGTGTTCCGATTATTTCAGTCAGGCTTCAAATCCAGAGCATGTGGAACGTTGGGAGGCCCCAGGGTGTTCACTATCGGGACACCGGGGGCGGAGGGCCCTTGCATCCCTGGAGGTTCACGCTCTCGCGGAGGTCGGTCTTGATGGATCCCCTCATCCTGACGCTGCGGCTGGACGCGCGGAGCTTCGCCTTCTTCGATGACTTGCGCCGGGAGCACTTCCCCGCGCGGCTCAACCACCTGTCCGCCCACCTCACGCTGTTCCACCACCTGCCGGGCGAGGCCCGCGAGCGCATCGAAGCGGACCTGCGCGCGCTGGCCCCCGCGCTGCCCCTGTCCCTGCGCGTGACGGGCCTGCGCTCGTTGGGGCGGGGGGTGGCCTTCGAGCTCATGTCCTCGGAGCTGTCCGCCCTGCGCGCGGGTCTGGCGCGCCGCTGGGCCCCCTGGCTCACGCCCCAGGATCGCCAGGGCTTCCGTCCGCACGTCACCGTGCAGAACAAGACGACCACGGAGGCGGCGCGGGCCCTGCGCGCGGAGCTCACCGCGCGCTTCACGCCGTTCACCGCGCGCGGCGAGGGCCTGCTGCTGTGGCGCTACCTGGGCGGCCCCTGGGAGCGGGTGGTGGACATCCCCTTCGCGCCGGGGCTCGCCGGACTGGAGCCCCCGAGCGAGAGCTTCGGCTGAGGGAAAGCCGGGAAGTCGGGTCGGGGCGGGGTGGGCCCGGGTGAACGGAAGCGGCACGGAACGCTTGCGGTGACCGGGCCCGCCGGGGATTCTCCGCCGCCAGATGAACGTGCTCGACAAGGTGCTCACGCTGCGGCCCACGAGCGTGGTGGCGAGACTCGGTCCCGCCTCCCGGCTGCCCGTGCTCAATCCCCGCGAGTTGTCGCGGGCGCTCGAGGGCCAGCCCACGGCGCTGCCCTGCCTGCCGGTGCCCGTGCGCACGATGCTGCCGGGTCTGCTCGCCGCGGGCCGGGGACAGGACGCCGTGCTGGGCCTCGTGTGCCCCCATCCGCTCGCGGAGCGGGGCGCGGCCGAGCGTTTCGTGGCGGCGGTGCAGCAGGTGGCCGAGGCGGATGGCCATGCGCGACCCCTGTTCCTCCAGGCCGGCCCGGTGCGGGTGCCCGGCGCCGCGCCCGCGAGCCTGGGCCCGCTGCAGGAAGGGCTCTTCCGGCTGGTGGAGGCGGGCTTCTCGCTCGTGTCGCTGGACGTGACGCGGCTGCCCGCGCCCGCCGCCGTGGAGGCCGTGCTGCGGCTGTCCGAGACGCTCATCGAGCGCGAGCTCGCGCTGGAGGTGTCCCTGCCGGCGGGGGCCGAGGGCGAGGAGTTGGACGGCGCGCGGCTGCTCCTGGAGGGCATCGCGCGGCGGGGGGCCACCGTGCGCTTCCTGCGCGTGCCGGAGGCGGCCCTGGGCGAGGAGGCGCAGGACGTGCAGTTCCTGCGCGGCCTGGTGGAACTGGCGGGTCAGCACGGGGCGGACGTGGCGGTGGGCGAGGCGGCGCGGCGCTCGGTGCGGGTGCTGCCCACGTACGTGGCCGCGGGCGTGAAGAAGGTAGAGTGCTCGGCGCCCTTCGAGCGTCTGGCGCTCGTGTCCTATCCGGAGACCGTGCGCGCGCAGGTGGAGGACAAGGCGCGCAAGGCGGGTGTGGCCGCCGGACAGGTGTTGGGACTGCTGGGCGCGCAGCTCGCGCCCCTGA includes:
- a CDS encoding 2'-5' RNA ligase family protein is translated as MDPLILTLRLDARSFAFFDDLRREHFPARLNHLSAHLTLFHHLPGEARERIEADLRALAPALPLSLRVTGLRSLGRGVAFELMSSELSALRAGLARRWAPWLTPQDRQGFRPHVTVQNKTTTEAARALRAELTARFTPFTARGEGLLLWRYLGGPWERVVDIPFAPGLAGLEPPSESFG
- a CDS encoding sugar ABC transporter substrate-binding protein: MLLTPACKDNKETASASGSAAPNKPAGAKIALLLPESKTSRYESHDRPHFERKVKELCPDCQVIYSNADQDASKQQNQAEAALTNGAQVLVLDPVDAASASAIVARARQSKVLVISYDRLVAQADVDYYISFDNEKVGKLQGQALADKLKADGKADGTIVVINGSPTDSNAAMFKAGAHSVLDASGAKIGAEYDTPDWSPDKAQQQMEQAITQLGKDKIVGVYAANDGTAGGAIAAMKAAGIKPLPPVTGQDAELAGIQRVVAGEQYMTVYKAIKAEAEAAAELAVTLARGGQPAADKVNGKVNNGMKDVPSVLLQPVSVTRDNVKTTVVADGFWTTAQICDASFKDACTQAQLQ